DNA sequence from the Gemmatimonadota bacterium genome:
ATCAGTAATTCCCAACTCGCGACCAATCGCATAGGTCAGCAATTTTTCTGTCAGACAACGCGTGAATTCTGCGTGACGCTTTGCCATTAACTTGCGAAATTCGACGAAGGATTGAAAGGTCTCGCCATTCGGCAATTGTCCCGAAGGGTCAATCGCTGCGCTTCTGGTATAGTGGGTTCGCCAACCGCCGATCGCATCAAAGTTTTCCAGCGCAAAACCAGGGGGATCGATTTTGTTATGGCATTGGGCGCAGGTAGGCATCTCGCGGTGCTTGACCAGTTGATCTCTGATAGTCGTTGCGCCGCGCGTGTCTGGCTCAATTTCGGGCACATCGTCTGGCGGTGGCGGCGGTGTGTATCCCAGCACATTTTCCAGCACATAAATCCCGCGCACCACGGGCGAAGTATCTACGCCATTGGCTGAAGCCATGAGGAAACTGCCCTGGCCCATCAAACCACCGCGTGGTGTCCCGGTGAGCGAAATCTGGCGGAAATGATCGCCTTCAATACCTTCTATCCCATAATGCCGGGCGAGTTCCCGATTGAGAAAGGAATAATCAGCAGAAAGAAATTCGCGGGGCGAGAGATTGTTGTCGAGTACGTGCCGAAAAAACGTCTCTGTTTCAGTCACCATAGCAGGGCCGAGATTGTCGCGAAAATAGACTCTAAAATCCGGGGACGGTGGCATCTCACCAATGTTGTCATAGTGGAGCCATACGCGAATGAAATTTTTAACAAAGCGGTGCGATTTTGTGTCTTTGAGCATGCGATGGATCTGCTTACTGAGCGTGGCCGGGTCGCTTAGTTTTTTCTTTTGAGCAAGTGCTATCAGTTCATCATCTGGCACAGAAGACCATAAAAAATAGGATAACCGGGCAGCCAGAGAATAATCGTCCAGAGCGCCCTCGCCTTCATGCAAAAACAGAAAAGCTGGCGAACTGAGAATGGTCTGAAAACCCAGTTGTAATGCGGTCAACGGCTCCATGCCATTGCGGAGTTTTTCATGCGCAAGCGATTCAAATGGTGCCAGTTCTCCGGGCCGCAAGGGCCTGCGAAAAGCGGTTGTGGCAAATGCGCGCAAACGCTCCGAAATACGCTTCTGATCCAAATCCTCGGGTTTTAGATCGCCATACATCAACTGATGTCCGCGTGGAGGCCAGTCTTTCTCTTGAGGACCACTAACCTGAATTTCCCAAATCCTTAGCTTAGGCCCGCGGTAAACCTTGAGCAGCGCGTGATTTCTTTTATTTCCCGCTTTCTGATCCACGAAGGGCAGGATTTCCGGTTTTGGATTTTTTGCCTTAGTAAGTTTGCGAACCAGGGCTTTGGTTGCCAGCGTTCCATTGCGGAAACGAACCTCAGGCTCAAATCCTTTTTCCAGATAGACATCCCATTCAAACCACTGAGGCTCTTCACGGGTCAGTTCAACAGTTGCAAGCGTGTATTCGCGAGAAATGTTGCCCGTGCTCACTACACTGCCTTTGCGATCTACAGCCGCTAACTCCAGCACAAGCGGGTCGCCTGTGGGAAAATCGTTGAGTTCTCTGTCATAATGGTGATTGCGATCAATTGCTGCCGCCTGTACCCTTATGGTGTAGGTACCACTGACAGGGGCGCCACCATTCGCCAGCGGGTAAAAGCCAATATGACCACCGCGGTAGTGACGTCCAGTGAGATCATCGTATCCCGTATCGGATACAAACCGAAAGCGATCCTCTCTAAAAACCTTGGGCAAGGACAAGGAATTGGCCTGTTTGTTTGTAAAATAGAAGGGTGATTCTTGCACGTAATTTTGGGCTTCGGGTTTGGCTTCAAAATGCGTGGCACGTGTGACGGCTTCTTCAGCAACACGCAAATAGTGATCGAGCAACATGCCCGACGTGACAAGCCCGGCAGCATTGTTATCAAAGCCCTTGACCTTCACTTCGGGCGGAAAATCTTCCGTTGGATCCCAGGCCTCCATATTCAGACCGAGTAAATCGCCGAGTGTCTGGCGATATTCCCAGGCGTTGAGCCGCCTCAAAGGTGTGTGCTGTCCTTTGCCCGACAATCGCATACGCGCTTCAGCAATTGATGCTGTAATCACCTGAACAGTGGCGAGTACCTCATCTTTACCCGGCTGCATCTGGCGCTTTGGTGGCATCAACTGCAGGTTGAGCTGATCGACAATATCCTGCCAGAGTTCTAATTCTTTGAAATCGGCAATTGTCTCGGAAAACTGATCAAAGCGTCGATCGGCTTTTTGCACGCTTGAACCGTGACATTTGACACAATATTGTGTGAGAAATGCCCTGGGCAGTTCTGCCCAGACAGAATGGGCGAATAGGGTGGAGACAATGACCATCAAAATCCGTTTCATGAAATCTCCATCGCAGAAAAGGTCCCTGTGCTTTTGCCAAAGCTATCTCGTTCTACACCAAACCACTGCAAGGCGGAGAGCCAGAGATTTGACAGTGGGATCCGCTTGTGTGCTTCAGCAGGACACACGAGATGCCCCTGATGTTTCAAACCGCCTCCAGCGAGAATCACCGGCAAATTCCTGTTGGAATGCCTGGAGCCATCGCCCATGCCACTTCCCAGGACGACCAGCGTGTCGTCAAACACCTTTGCTTCTTTGAGGCGATCCAGAAACCGACCAAACTGAGTCAACAAATATTTTTCCACAATCTGCAGGTCTTTCAATCGCCCCTCGTCCTTGCCGTGATGCGAAAGGCCGTGATATCCGCCAAGGTTGAGTTCGGATGTCTTAAAGCCCATGGGGATTTCAAAGGTTATGACCCGTGTCGAGTCTGTCTGTAATGCCAGTGTTAGCAGATCATAAAAAAGCGGCATTTCCTCAATTTGCATCCGTTCGAGGTCTTCCACGGGTTCGATTGGAGATTCTGGCTTGGGTTTGTCGAGCCATTCGCGCGACATTTGCAAACGACGCTCGACATCGCGCACCGAAGTCAGGTATTGATCGAGCTTACCGCGGTCCGCCGCATTCAACTGTCCATCGAGTGTTTTTGCCGACGCGAGTAAGGCGTCGAGCACACTGCCCCGATTTGATAGCGTACGATGCTCTGCGTTTCGCATAGCCTCATCATTCTGTACAAACAAAGCCTGAAAAATGCGGGCGGGATTGTTAATCGGTGCCACATTTACGCCAGATCGCGTCCATACCATGTCTGTCCCCCCGCCCAGTCCTGCAGTAATTGAGGGAAAGCGCGTTGTACTGCCTACATGCTCAGCCGCTACCTGGTCCAGAGTCATATTCTTTTCGGGAAAACCTGCGGCTTCTTCCTTGCGTATGCTGCTCAGAAATACATGTACGCCGGAGTGTCCACCGCCCGTACCGTGATCGAGATTTGAAAAGATAGTAAAATCATTTCGGTGTGAATCGATATACTTCAGCGTCAGGCTCGTCTCATAGTCCTTGCCGGACTGCTCGGGGAAAAATCCGCCCGGCCAAAATCCCAGATGATTGCCCACGCAGACCAGACGTCTCGGATTTGCCGCACCGTACACCATGCTGCTTTCTAAGAAGGGCAAAGATAGTGCCACGCCTGCACCCTGTAAGAAGTGTCGGCGATTAACTCTTGCTTGTAAAAGTTCAGAAATGACGTTCATGCCTTATCCCCTTCTATATTAAGTTAGGGTCTCTATGCCAAAATCTGTTCTAATATAGCAGGTAATAAAATCTTTTGTCAAGCCAACGATTGGTGTCTTCGCCTTGCGCTTCACTGGATCGAAATAGATATTGACAAAATGCTCAGTTGATTCAAACTATATAGCCGAGATAAACTATTGAATATGTCGGACCAAACGCCCAAAAGGAGTAGAGAGATGGCAGATCAATATGAACCCAATTGGGAATCACTCACCAGTTATGAAATACCCGATTGGGTAAATGATTCTAAGTTTGGCATTTATGCTCACTGGGGACCATACTCGGCAGCGGCATTTGGCAACGAGTGGTATGCACGCAATATGTATATCGAAGGTTCACCTGAGCACGCGCATTTTGTGTCGCGATTTGGAGATCTTTCAAAGGTGGGATACAAAGAATGGATTCCGCGGTTTACAGCAGAAAATTTCGATCCAGAACAGTGGGCTGAAATTATTGCTGGCTCAGGTGCGCAGTATGCAGGTATTTCACTGGTTCATCACGATGGGTTTTTGCTGTGGGATTGCAAAGTGAATCGATGGAATGCTGCGAACATGGGGCCCAAACGCGATTTATATGGTGATCTGGTTGCAGAACTCAGAAAAAAGGGCTTACGCATTTCAGCCACGTTTCACCATATGCGCACGTTTAACTGGTATTTGCCGGGCAGCAGCACGTTGGGCGAAGCGCCTTCTGCATCGGAGATTGAGCAGGCAAAAAGTAAGGGATGGGATCTCTTTGATCCTGAGTATGCAGACTTGTACTGGAATTCTGTGACGGGTAAATACGAGGATTTTCTGGAAGAGTGGAAAAAGAAAATCATAGAAGTGTTTGACAGCTATCAACCAGATCTCACCTGGTTTGATGGCGGACGTTTCCGTGAGGGGCCAGCACAAGATGCAGTTTGTACTGTGCTGGCACATTATTTTAACAGGAGCCTGGAGTGGGGCAAAGGCGTTACTGTGCTGAATAAGCTACCTACGAATGGGAAGTTTAATTTTCCACGAGAATTGGGTATGTTGACATTTGAGCAGGGCCGTGATCGTTTGCCGGGAATAGAGCGACCCTGGATTGATGACATCAATATCGCAGAACGTTCGTGGGGGTATATTGAGGGACAAAAGTATCGCTCTGCGGCATACATTTTAAAGAGCCTGATTGATGCCGTAAGCCGGGGTGGCGGTATTTTTCTATCTCTTGCACCTATGGCAGATGGCACGATTCCCGACGAGCAGGTGAAAGTGTTGGGTGAGATCGGCGAATGGCTAAGTGTAAATAGCGAGGCGATTCACGGCACGCGTCCATGGCGCATACAAACGGAGGGCAATGTCGAGCGAATATGGGAGCAGGGCAAGAGATGGCGGTATCATTTGTGCGATGAAACAGATATTCGCTTTACCTGTACAAAAGATGCGCTCTATGCTATTGTAATGGGGTGCCCAAAGGACAACACATATCACATTGAAACACTCCGCCCTATCACTCGCATTGGCGATGGCGATATTCGATCTGTTCGATTGCTTGGATGCGATCAGCCCTTGACCTGGAATCAGAATAACGATGGGTTGCTCATCGATTTGCCCAACGAGAGACCAAACGATCAGGCATATACATTTAAGATCGAGATAGATGGTGAGATTGATTTAGAGATGTAACATCATTGGATAGGGGTTCAGATTGTCGTTCTTCCCTGATACAGTAATGGATGTATGATCCCTATCGCGTCAATCTTAGACTGGAGATTGGCGGGGAGGGGACCACGCTCAATGGCGTCGATATTCGATTCGATTTCATGCGGATTTTTGAAGCCAGTTACGATACATTTGAGACGCTGCTCAGGCAGTAGCCAGCGCAGGGTGAGTTCCGGCAACTCCAGGCCCGATGATGCCTGGATGTCCAGGTATTTGCAATACGCGCGGTGGAAACTTTCATCCATCCATTCGGGAAGATGGTCACGCCAGTCTGACTTGGCAACGGCAAGCCAGCCCTTCATAAACATCGCACCACCAACCACTCCTACGCCCTCTTCTTCGGTAAGGGGAAGCAGAAAGCGAGCAGCGTTGCGATAAATCGGATTGTATTGGTGTGCGACCATCATTGAGTCCAGTTCAGTGGCGCTGACCAGCCGAGCAAGGCGTCGTGCATCTTTACCAGTGATGCCGATGAAGCGTGCCTTGCCTTGTTTCTTTGCAATGCGAAGAAACTCCAAACAAGGTGCCGCCGGAAAGTCATACTCTTCCTCGTCTATGATCAGCGGTCCTCCGTGGGATATGGCAATCTCTTTAGGCACAGGATCATCTGACCACCACTTCCGCTGATCTGCCTCATGTAGCTGGATCAGATCCACATAGTCGGTCTGAAGTCTGCCCAGACTCTCTTCAAATTGTCGCATGAGAGCATTGACTTTGCGGTGTCCTCCCGGATCTTCTACACCACCTACCTTGGTCGCCAAGAATACCTTTTCCCGGCGACCACGCAATGCCTCACCTAACATACGCTCATCTTTGCCTTTGCCATAGGCGGCAGCCGTATCGAAGTAATTGATCTCCCGGTCAACTGCCAGGGCAATACATTCGTTTACGCCCTGTTGGCCCTGGCCAGACATAAAAGCTGTGCCCAGGCCAAGTTCGCTGACATTCACTCCCGTATTTCCAAGTGCTCGACGCTTCATATGAATACCGTACTCCTTTCGCCGTCATGTTGCTTTTCTCGCCTACACGCCAGCAGTCAAACATTGAACGGAATGACTCTATCAATTCAAGTGGTTGTCCAGGAATTCCAATACTCTCGCAAAGGCGGCTTTCACTTGAGGGTCCCACCAGCGTCCGTCGAATCCGTGGCCGCCGCTCTCGATCGTGACCATCTCGTGGTCCACACCGGCCTCCTTCAGGCGGTTCTGCATACGCACAGACAGTTCGTATGGAACGTCGGTATCGTCTGTCCCGTGTAGCAGCAGCGTTGGCGGATAGTTCGCGTCGATGTTTTGATCTGGACAGTAGGGGGTGAAAAACGCGGGATCCTTCGCAGGATCGACGCCGCTGACTTCGATCGGCCAGATGCCCTGCTGCCGCGTGTACAGATAGAACGTGCCTGGACGTCTGCCTTCCGAAATCGCTCTCGGCTCGATCTGCTCCATCGCCTCTTCGCGCCCGATATGTCGCTGCTTCAGGTAGAACGGGGACGGTTTTGAATACCACGAACCGATCAGGTCTCCATATCCATAGAAGGACACCAGAGCCTTGGGCTTTGAATCGAACGTGCCGGACATCAACGTCAGGTAACCGCCTGCCGAATGTCCGACCGCGCCAATTCGCGCAGGATCGACACCGAGTTCATCTGCGTTCAACCGAATCCACCCAAACGCATCGCGGACGTCTGCTATGATCTCCGGTAGTTTGGTCTCAGGGGCGAGCCGGTAGTCGATCGAGATGACTTTGTATCCCGCATCCACGTAGCGAGCCGCATGGCCTTGACCGTTTTCTCGACTGCCCATTATGAGTGCACCACCATGAATCCACACTACGGTGGGGGATATTTCGGCCATCGCTTCTGACGAATATACGTCGAGATGAATATCGCAGTCTGTCGTCTTCTTGAAGGCGTAGGTTCGGCGCAGGAGTGTAAAAATGGGTTCCGGCAAAGTATCCTCTCCAATTTTTTCTGCGTTCTTTCGTGATCTCACTCCGTCCTTAACGTCTCTACAGGATCGGCCTGTACCGCTTTAAGTGTATGTAAAAAAACAGTAATCAACGCAATCACCAACGCCACAAAACCCGCCAAAGCAAATGTGCCCACACCCAAATCAACCCGATACGCAAATGAAGCAAGCCACGTTTGCGCCATATAAAACCCAATAGGCCAGGCCACAAAATTTGCAATCAAAATTAGAACAATATACTCTTTGGTCAAAAGCGTCAAAAGGTGGTATGAACTTGCCCCCAATACCTTCCGAATGCCAATTTCTTTCGTGCGACGCGCAACCGAAAAAGATACCAACCCCAGCAAACCAAATGAGGCGATGATTACCGCAAGCGCAGAAAAAACAACCACCAATTTCTGCTGCCTCACTTCGCCTTGATACCAGAGGGCTATTTCCTCATCTACAAAGGTATATTGAAACGGGTGATCAGGCAAAAATGTTGCCCACGCCTCTTCGAGAAAGGCAATGGTCTCAGGCAAGTTTTCCAGATTAACACGCACATAAAGATGCTTGGGATTCCACAGTCCAGGTACAAATATAATAGGCTCAGTTTGATCGTGTAACGAACCAAAGTGGATGTCATCAACAACACCCACAATAGGTCCTCTTTTATTGTAAAAAGGCCATTCCACTATTTTTCCAATGGGTTCTTTCCAGTTCATTTTTTTTACAAGAGATTTGGAAACAATAAACTCCATTTCCTTATTTTCGTCCCACTGGTCAATAAACGTAGGCGGGAACGTTCGACCTTCAAGTATCGGAATATCAAATAACCTCAAAAACCGATCGTCGATGCCCATAAACCGAAGTTGCTGATCAGGTAGCGTGGTTTCAGGAAAACGAAAAGCCTGTCGGGTGCGGGCAACAACAGTAAACCGGGACACACTTGCATCCAACACATTGGGGTGTTCGAGAAACCGTGTCTTCACCCGGTCGTTTTGAAGTTTAAGCTCGCCACCAAAATTTCCCCATTGGCTTGATTTATTTGCCATATTAAAAATCGGCAAACTGATGATCCCTTCACGACGATACCCCAGGTCTTTTTCTGCTATTAATTTCATTTGATCAGCAATGACAAGGGTCAAAGAAATGAAGACGATAGATACCGTAAATTGAAAAACAACCAATGTCTGACGAAAGAAACCACTACTCGCAGATGTCGTTTCACTTTTCAGTACAGAAATGGGCTTAAATGTTGATAGTACAAAAGCAGGATACAACCCTGAAAGCAACCCGATGAAGATAGCAGCAGAAAAGGATATGGCCAAAAATGCTGTATCAAAAAGAATTTCCATTTGTACCTGAAGCAAATTACTGAAAGTGCCAAACAAAAAACGAGAAAAACAAAATGCCAGGAGCAAAGCAATTATAGAGATCAGAATCGACTCAGTAAGAAACTGAGCAACAAGATTGTTTGGGTGTGCACCAACAACCTTTCGAACCCCTATTTCTTTTGCCCGAAGTGTTGCCCGTCCCGTCGAGAGATTGACAAAATTAAAACAGGCAATGACCAATAAAAAGCTGCTGATCAACCCCGCAAAATACAAACGGTTGATGTCTCCATAATCAAAAGTCAATCCACCGCCGGGGCGACGAATATTGTACATTTGAGACGAATAGAGATAGATTTTATTAAAAGGCTGAAGATGATATGCGTTTCTCGCAGCAACCTCTTTATCCATATACTGCGTGAAAATACGCTGAATGTTTTTTTCAAAAGCTGCAATAGCCACACCTTCACGCGCGCGCACAAATGTTTCTATAAAACAGTACCCTCTGGCACGCCAATTTGCCCAATGATGATGAATCCGAGCAGCAGATGACTGCGTAGCCAGGAGATCAAATTGAATTGTGCTGTTTTTGGGTTTAAAAAATACACCGCAAATACGATAATCAGCACTCAAGCCTGTTTCTTCAATTCTTAGGGTTTGACCAATCGGATTACGATCTTCAAAGAGTTTCTCCGCCAATGTTTGAGAAATCACTAAAGAACCTGGCGAACGCACCAGGGTTGCTGCATCACTCCTCGCAAAAACATGTGGAAATGTATCCAATACGTTGTCATCAGCCAGACAAAAAATCTGAGAAAGTACTTTGTCTCCCGAACTCACGAAAACCTCTCGACGCAACAATCGGGTGACATCCAATACCTCCGGGTATTCATTCCGCAAAACGCCAGCTAATGCACCAGAAGTACGGGTTGTGTAAAGCAGTTGATTTTCGTTGCCCATCGTTGAGCGAATTACCCGATATAAATTTTCCGTATTTGGAAATTGTGTATTAAAACCGAGTTCCCAACGAATGTACATTGCAATGAGAATGACACACGTCATACCAATTGCAAGCCCCAAAACATTAATCGCCGCATGAAATCGCTGACGCAACGAACTGCGAATAGCAATCGTCAAATAACTCTTAAACATAAGTCTATCTCCAATAATCTTAGAAATCGTTCAATGAGCTATATATTTGATCATTCTATAGAATTTCTTGTTTCATGACATCCCGGGTTATTGAAGAAGTCCCAGATGATTCAGCTTATGTCGAAGACCGTCGGCTCCAGCATAGGTGTGTCCGGCTATACCCAATATGAACTTTCGTCTATGTTACACGCTGTCGATATTCTTCTAATCGAATAGGCGTTGACTTTGCCCTCAGTGCATCCACTGTTGCGTTACGATGACAAAACCTACTTTAAACCATCTTCAAAGAAGGGGATAAAATGCCCAGTTTAGACTACCCAATCCATAATCATGCACTGGTGCAGAAACTCCACCTGGCACACGCTGATTATTTGCAGGAATACTGTAAATATGATACAGAAATTACTGGAAGAGCTTACTATAAAAAAGGTAACAATCGCACTTTTTTTGTCAACGATCTCAGTATGAAAAACAGGATCATCTTGATAGGAGATGAAACCCCTGAGCTAATCGACGAATTGATTAAATGGTATGACAAATATGATGCAGAAGCTTGCAATATAGAGATCAACCCTTCGAATCTTTATACAAGTACTCAACGAGAATATCCTCCGAAGTTGATTGATTTGCTCATCCAAAGAGGTTTTTTCGTCAGTTCTTTTAGGACCGTATGGGTTTGCTTACCAGAAGTGTCAAAAATAGAATTTTCCAACGACATCACAATTAGGCGATTTGAATCAGACGAAATGGACGCATTTATAGAAGACTTGAATGTTGTCGATAAAATAGAAGATGAAGAACAGGCAAAGGTCAGAGACGATGAAATAAGGAGGGATGAAGGGAGCAACCATTGGATTCACTACATCGCTTATGTAGACGAGATTGCCAGTGCCACGGCCACTCTCTTTATAACTGAAGATGTCGGTTATCTTGCCTGGGGATATACACGACGACAGGCTCGTAATCAGGGGCTTCACGGATATCTTATTAATGAAAGAGTAAATGACTCTGCGTTACGAGGATGTTCTCTATCATTTTCCGTCACTAATTTCAATGACCAAAGTTCAATGAATTTGCAGAGACTTGGATTTCGGTTAGCATACAACTATATCAGGTTTGTGAAGAAACTCAAATAAGGGCGAAATCACCGTGCCCATCGGTTTAGTAGGGATGCCGTACACTGCCTCTTCAGCCAACTTCCAGTGTTCGTGAGGCTTCCCATACTTGGCAGAGGGTGTGGGGATGGTGTACAACTTTGACAGAAGTTCATCGAACCCATATACGAGATATCCTGCAGGATACCCGTAGCCCTCGGTTTGGACGCCTCGGGGCCGGCACCACCGGTTCTCACCCCCTCCTCAATAATTCGACAATATCATAAAATGGAATGTTTCGGCTGGGATAGGAGAGACTACACATTATTCGTCTCGAAGCGCTTGCGTCTAACGATGGGTGTGGTCGATGTAGCAGAGCTTTTATTTAGACTTACGACAGGAAAAAACGACGCATGTTCCGATGGTTCGGTATCCCCGTAAGCTTTCGTCGTCTGTATATCCATAAATCCTGCGGTACGCAGCATTATAGAACGGGAGCATATCGCCGCGTCTTCCTTTCAGGTCGTAGCCTTGAGAGTAGATTCTTCCATAAAAGGACTGCTTCAAGTTTTTTGGATCTCCTCAACAAAGTCGCCATGATCTGTTCTATACCAGTTTGGTTACGGAAGAAACCTCAGATGATTCAGCTTCTGCCGAAGATCGTCGGCTCCAGCATAGGTGTGTCCGTCTATACCCAATCTGGTCGCTGCTGCCACATGCCCGGCGTTGTCGTCTATGAACAGAGCCTGGTTCGGAGTTGCGCCCACGGTAGCCAGGGCTGCGAAGTATATGTTGGGATCGGGTTTTGTAAACCCGACCTCTGAGGAGTTGATGATGTAGTCGAAACCCCCGGCGATGCCCAGTCGCTGAAGGTCTGATGGTAATCTCGATGTCGCATTGCTGATGAGGACTAACTGAGCCTTCTTTCGACAAGCCCGCAAGATCCCCAGGACCTCCGAATTGACTTCTCCTGGCGATGCGGACCAGAGTTCAACCGCGCGCTCCGCGTTGGCTTCCGGGAAGTCCTTGCTGAGCAGATCCGCAATTCTCCGCCGCCACTCATCGTCAGAGATTTGTCCTGTGATCACCAGAGGGAGCAAGTCATCTGAGAACGCTGCTCTGGGGATGGATCCTTCGGGAAGTCCGGTTGCGCGTTCCGCCTCCCGATGTATTTCAGGGGACCAGATCCGAATTACCCCATCAAGGTCTGTCAAAATTACATTTGTCATTTATGTTTCTTATCTCGCAGTGATGTACGGCATTTCTATGGGCATCAATTGAATAAACACTGTTGTTATGCGTTGTGGTCTTCTCAATCAGATTCGACCGCATTCTCCAAAATGGTAAACTTGCGCCAATCAGAGTCGATTTCTGCTTGAATTCCATACGGAAGAACGAACATCGGATCTGTGTGCCCGAAATCCATCTGCGTAATTATGGGGAGCGAAGTCAGTCCTTCCTCGTCAGCGACTATCTGAAGTATGGCGTCGTCATAAGCATGAAACGAATCAGGCGACAACTCGTGGCCACCTGGTCTTCCAAAGAGAATCCCACTCAAAGATGGAAGAATGTCCATCGCAGCAAGAGACCGGAAAAACCTGGTTACCGTACTTGGCGGCGGTGTTTCTTCAGACGTTTCGATAAAGAGTATCGCGCCTTCCCACAATTCCTTGTTAGGCCAAACGTCTGTACTTCTTATCCAGTCGAGAACTTCGAGGCAACCACCTATGAGGTGTCCTTCCGTTTGCCCTTCTCCCTGGAGATACTGCCAACCCGCAGAGCCTTGAAGGATCCTCTTTCTTTTTTGATTCGCAGGATTTGCCCAGTCAAGACGTTCGACGGTCCAGCCATTTCGATTCTCCGGTATTTCACCAATATTTCCAGAATCAAATAAGGTCCGTCTAACGGAGTTCACCATGTAGG
Encoded proteins:
- a CDS encoding alpha/beta hydrolase gives rise to the protein MRSRKNAEKIGEDTLPEPIFTLLRRTYAFKKTTDCDIHLDVYSSEAMAEISPTVVWIHGGALIMGSRENGQGHAARYVDAGYKVISIDYRLAPETKLPEIIADVRDAFGWIRLNADELGVDPARIGAVGHSAGGYLTLMSGTFDSKPKALVSFYGYGDLIGSWYSKPSPFYLKQRHIGREEAMEQIEPRAISEGRRPGTFYLYTRQQGIWPIEVSGVDPAKDPAFFTPYCPDQNIDANYPPTLLLHGTDDTDVPYELSVRMQNRLKEAGVDHEMVTIESGGHGFDGRWWDPQVKAAFARVLEFLDNHLN
- a CDS encoding aldo/keto reductase, which encodes MKRRALGNTGVNVSELGLGTAFMSGQGQQGVNECIALAVDREINYFDTAAAYGKGKDERMLGEALRGRREKVFLATKVGGVEDPGGHRKVNALMRQFEESLGRLQTDYVDLIQLHEADQRKWWSDDPVPKEIAISHGGPLIIDEEEYDFPAAPCLEFLRIAKKQGKARFIGITGKDARRLARLVSATELDSMMVAHQYNPIYRNAARFLLPLTEEEGVGVVGGAMFMKGWLAVAKSDWRDHLPEWMDESFHRAYCKYLDIQASSGLELPELTLRWLLPEQRLKCIVTGFKNPHEIESNIDAIERGPLPANLQSKIDAIGIIHPLLYQGRTTI
- a CDS encoding FtsX-like permease family protein, producing MFKSYLTIAIRSSLRQRFHAAINVLGLAIGMTCVILIAMYIRWELGFNTQFPNTENLYRVIRSTMGNENQLLYTTRTSGALAGVLRNEYPEVLDVTRLLRREVFVSSGDKVLSQIFCLADDNVLDTFPHVFARSDAATLVRSPGSLVISQTLAEKLFEDRNPIGQTLRIEETGLSADYRICGVFFKPKNSTIQFDLLATQSSAARIHHHWANWRARGYCFIETFVRAREGVAIAAFEKNIQRIFTQYMDKEVAARNAYHLQPFNKIYLYSSQMYNIRRPGGGLTFDYGDINRLYFAGLISSFLLVIACFNFVNLSTGRATLRAKEIGVRKVVGAHPNNLVAQFLTESILISIIALLLAFCFSRFLFGTFSNLLQVQMEILFDTAFLAISFSAAIFIGLLSGLYPAFVLSTFKPISVLKSETTSASSGFFRQTLVVFQFTVSIVFISLTLVIADQMKLIAEKDLGYRREGIISLPIFNMANKSSQWGNFGGELKLQNDRVKTRFLEHPNVLDASVSRFTVVARTRQAFRFPETTLPDQQLRFMGIDDRFLRLFDIPILEGRTFPPTFIDQWDENKEMEFIVSKSLVKKMNWKEPIGKIVEWPFYNKRGPIVGVVDDIHFGSLHDQTEPIIFVPGLWNPKHLYVRVNLENLPETIAFLEEAWATFLPDHPFQYTFVDEEIALWYQGEVRQQKLVVVFSALAVIIASFGLLGLVSFSVARRTKEIGIRKVLGASSYHLLTLLTKEYIVLILIANFVAWPIGFYMAQTWLASFAYRVDLGVGTFALAGFVALVIALITVFLHTLKAVQADPVETLRTE
- a CDS encoding DUF1552 domain-containing protein; this translates as MNVISELLQARVNRRHFLQGAGVALSLPFLESSMVYGAANPRRLVCVGNHLGFWPGGFFPEQSGKDYETSLTLKYIDSHRNDFTIFSNLDHGTGGGHSGVHVFLSSIRKEEAAGFPEKNMTLDQVAAEHVGSTTRFPSITAGLGGGTDMVWTRSGVNVAPINNPARIFQALFVQNDEAMRNAEHRTLSNRGSVLDALLASAKTLDGQLNAADRGKLDQYLTSVRDVERRLQMSREWLDKPKPESPIEPVEDLERMQIEEMPLFYDLLTLALQTDSTRVITFEIPMGFKTSELNLGGYHGLSHHGKDEGRLKDLQIVEKYLLTQFGRFLDRLKEAKVFDDTLVVLGSGMGDGSRHSNRNLPVILAGGGLKHQGHLVCPAEAHKRIPLSNLWLSALQWFGVERDSFGKSTGTFSAMEIS
- a CDS encoding HAD-IA family hydrolase — protein: MTNVILTDLDGVIRIWSPEIHREAERATGLPEGSIPRAAFSDDLLPLVITGQISDDEWRRRIADLLSKDFPEANAERAVELWSASPGEVNSEVLGILRACRKKAQLVLISNATSRLPSDLQRLGIAGGFDYIINSSEVGFTKPDPNIYFAALATVGATPNQALFIDDNAGHVAAATRLGIDGHTYAGADDLRQKLNHLRFLP
- a CDS encoding DUF1592 domain-containing protein; this translates as MKRILMVIVSTLFAHSVWAELPRAFLTQYCVKCHGSSVQKADRRFDQFSETIADFKELELWQDIVDQLNLQLMPPKRQMQPGKDEVLATVQVITASIAEARMRLSGKGQHTPLRRLNAWEYRQTLGDLLGLNMEAWDPTEDFPPEVKVKGFDNNAAGLVTSGMLLDHYLRVAEEAVTRATHFEAKPEAQNYVQESPFYFTNKQANSLSLPKVFREDRFRFVSDTGYDDLTGRHYRGGHIGFYPLANGGAPVSGTYTIRVQAAAIDRNHHYDRELNDFPTGDPLVLELAAVDRKGSVVSTGNISREYTLATVELTREEPQWFEWDVYLEKGFEPEVRFRNGTLATKALVRKLTKAKNPKPEILPFVDQKAGNKRNHALLKVYRGPKLRIWEIQVSGPQEKDWPPRGHQLMYGDLKPEDLDQKRISERLRAFATTAFRRPLRPGELAPFESLAHEKLRNGMEPLTALQLGFQTILSSPAFLFLHEGEGALDDYSLAARLSYFLWSSVPDDELIALAQKKKLSDPATLSKQIHRMLKDTKSHRFVKNFIRVWLHYDNIGEMPPSPDFRVYFRDNLGPAMVTETETFFRHVLDNNLSPREFLSADYSFLNRELARHYGIEGIEGDHFRQISLTGTPRGGLMGQGSFLMASANGVDTSPVVRGIYVLENVLGYTPPPPPDDVPEIEPDTRGATTIRDQLVKHREMPTCAQCHNKIDPPGFALENFDAIGGWRTHYTRSAAIDPSGQLPNGETFQSFVEFRKLMAKRHAEFTRCLTEKLLTYAIGRELGITDRPGIDAIVRDVQEKNKGLRDLITLVVLSDPFKSN